The Tautonia plasticadhaerens nucleotide sequence AGCGGCTCGCCCGGGCGAAGGCCGCCGAGAAGAACGGCCGGCCGGCCGAGCCGCCGGCCAGCCGGCTCTCGCCCGGCGTCTCGGATCTCGTCCGCTACATCTACGACGAGGCCAAGGGCGCCCTGACCGACACCGTCGCCGCCCGGATCACGGCCAACGGCATCGAGACGCCGCTGGGGATCCTCACCCTCGGCCAGATCGAGAAGGGGGAGGCGATCCTCCAGGCCGCCTACGACCTGTTCAACAAGAAGCGCGCGAAGGACCGGGACGAGCAGTTGACCCGCCTCTCGGGCGAGTTCTATTCCGCCATCCCCCACCGGATCGGCCGCTCCCGGGCCGCCGTCGACGCCGCCGTGATCAGCTCGCTGGAGGCGTTCGCCCAGAAGCAGCAGACGCTCCAGCTGATGAAGGACATGCTCCAGGTCAACGGCGAGGGGGGGGACGTCCTCTTCTCCTCCCGCGTCGACCGCGAGTACGAGGCCCTCGGCACCCGGATCGAGTGGGTCGACCCCGCCGACCGGGAATTCAAGGAGCTGTCGAAGGCCGTCATCAAGAGCCAGGTCAAATCCAAGACGATCGCCGTCAAGAACCTCTTCCGGGTGCGACGAGACGCCGAGTGGGGGCAGTTCGCCGATGGAGTCGGCAATGATCGCCTGCTGTACCACGGGTCCCGGATCTCGAACTGGGTGGGCATCCTCTCCCGGGGGATCCTGCTGCCGAAGATCGTGGTGAGCATGGGCGTCCACCGCACCGACGCCGGCTGGCTCGGGCACGGCATCTACTTCGGGGACGCCGCCTGCACGAGCCTCTTCTACACCACCCCCGGGCGCAGGAAGACCCGGCTGATGGCCA carries:
- a CDS encoding WGR domain-containing protein translates to MTKVKAWTSGESGEPGFAEAFEVARKAVLQVTDIKTNRNKYYAIELHSAEGCEYRFRVFTHYGRTDDLETNPDAGQKECRYFSSLAEAESCFQQIYRQKTSASKGYREVALASTRIGSHQARGTGAGEIDAKTLERLARAKAAEKNGRPAEPPASRLSPGVSDLVRYIYDEAKGALTDTVAARITANGIETPLGILTLGQIEKGEAILQAAYDLFNKKRAKDRDEQLTRLSGEFYSAIPHRIGRSRAAVDAAVISSLEAFAQKQQTLQLMKDMLQVNGEGGDVLFSSRVDREYEALGTRIEWVDPADREFKELSKAVIKSQVKSKTIAVKNLFRVRRDAEWGQFADGVGNDRLLYHGSRISNWVGILSRGILLPKIVVSMGVHRTDAGWLGHGIYFGDAACTSLFYTTPGRRKTRLMAIARVALGKMKDYTKITYGLTEPPKGFDSCHGVRRKFGRPSEFADDEYVIYRPEQQRLEYLVEFTG